From the genome of Eublepharis macularius isolate TG4126 chromosome 12, MPM_Emac_v1.0, whole genome shotgun sequence, one region includes:
- the PDILT gene encoding protein disulfide-isomerase-like protein of the testis, producing the protein MPEKDWKIRMRIPWLLFLFGLGILSLHTAANGIEPTGEKTEETTHPSIEEEDNVLVLKKSNFDKALKETKYLLVEFYVTLSGPSQTLAAEFAKAAEELKSAAVDVRLGKVDVTDQKDFKKEFNIQDFPTLKFFVDGDRSNPVDCKGVRTASAFVTWVKRRIGSCSVHLNSTSQAQAFIDPEGLAIIGFFKSPPGGVVEVFCDSARSTPEIPFGMTSSDEVFAHFGIRENMIVIFQKGKPVYNEVAEEGKLNHMELTRLIKTFTMDLVTEYNLETSVKIFDVPVENHILLFIPKSSTVFNEAYENYKTVALEFRGKIMFILVDTDESRNGRVIEYFQVIEIEVPAVQILNLTSDARYKMPAERVTGRNLRSFCQSYLEGTAKRHLSSEEIQEGWDKKPVKVLVGKNFDKVVFNKKNHVFVMFYAPWCEACQKVLPIWDELGKMYENRKNIVIAKIDYTANNVQLLNVERYPFFRYFPVGSATRVDPYKGEHTLDAFVNFLEEQIKAQKKVSSKTKKKDVVKEQEKTTKKEEL; encoded by the exons aTGCCCGAGAAGGACTGGAAGATCAGAATGAGAATTCCGTGGCTTCTCTTTCTCTTCGGCTTAGGGATCCTCTCTTTGCACACAGCAGCCAATGGCATCGAGCCAACAGGGGAGAAAACTGAGGAAACCACGCACCCCAGTATCGAGGAGGAGGACAATGTTTTAGTCCTGAAGAAAAGTAATTTTGATAAGGCCCTGAAGGAAACCAAATACCTGCTGGTAGAGTTCT ACGTTACTTTATCTGGGCCCTCTCAGACTTTGGCTGCTGAATTTGCCAAGGCTGCTGAAGAACTCAAAAGCGCCGCTGTGGATGTCCGCCTTGGCAAAGTAGACGTGACAGACCAGAAGGATTTTAAGAAGGAGTTCAATATCCAGGACTTCCCAACGCTGAAGTTTTTTGTCGATGGTGATCGCAGCAATCCCGTTGACTGCAAAG GAGTTAGAACAGCCTCTGCCTTTGTCACGTGGGTAAAAAGAAGAATAGGATCCTGCTCGGTGCATCTCAATAGCACAAGCCAAGCACAAGCCTTCATTGACCCGGAAGGTTTGGCTATAATTGGCTTTTTTAAG AGCCCTCCAGGAGGGGTGGTGGAGGTCTTCTGCGATTCCGCAAGAAGTACTCCAGAAATCCCTTTTGGGATGACAAGCAGTGATGAAGTTTTTGCACACTTCGGCATTAGGGAGAACATGATCGTCATCTTCCAAAAG GGAAAACCTGTTTATAATGAGGTGGCAGAAGAAGGGAAACTGAATCACATGGAGCTGACAAGATTAATTAAAACCTTTACCATGGATTTAGTCACAGAGTATAATCTGGAG ACATCTGTGAAGATTTTTGACGTTCCTGTGGAAAATCACATCCTTTTGTTTATCCCGAAGAGTTCAACTGTGTTCAACGAGGCATATGAAAATTATAAAACTGTTGCCCTGGAATTCCGAGGGAAG ATTATGTTCATCTTGGTGGATACCGATGAGAGCCGAAATGGCCGCGTGATCGAATACTTCCAGGTCATCGAGATCGAAGTCCCTGCTGTTCAAATCCTGAACCTGACCAGTGATGCCAGGTACAAGATGCCTGCAGAAAGGGTGACCGGGAGGAATCTGCGGAGCTTCTGCCAGAGCTACTTGGAAGGGACCGCTAAG CGACATCTGTCCAGCGAGGAAATCCAAGAAGGCTGGGACAAGAAGCCAGTTAAAGTCCTTGTGGGGAAGAACTTTGATAAGGTCGTCTTTAATAAGAAGAACCATGTCTTTGTAATGTTCT ATGCACCTTGGTGTGAGGCCTGCCAGAAAGTGCTCCCGATTTGGGATGAGCTGGGCAAGATGTATGAAAACCGGAAAAATATCGTCATTGCCAAGATAGACTACACAGCAAACAATGTCCAGTTACTCAATGTGGAACGCTACCCATTCTTCAGATACTTCCCTGTTGGATCTGCAACCCGG GTTGACCCATACAAAGGAGAACACACTCTTGATGCTTTTGTGAACTTCTTAGAAGAACAAATTAAGGCACAAAAGAAG GTGTCTTCAAAGACCAAGAAAAAAGATGTTGTgaaggaacaggaaaaaaccaCAAAAAAGGAAGAGCTTTAg